Within the Drosophila miranda strain MSH22 chromosome Y unlocalized genomic scaffold, D.miranda_PacBio2.1 Contig_Y2_pilon, whole genome shotgun sequence genome, the region gcgcttaccagccgcgattacgctctgcttggcagccaccccggtatccgctttgcccttggagccacccgacttggaaggacccgattggcttttcgggccccccctcgctgcggctgctgcctgaagacggtggaccgactcagtctccttccccgtcttctttggacccggtttcccaggcgctggtgcagagggattggcttgtccctccggtactttaagaggagtaccgagctcctttgcggttttgttggtttttatatttagagtGTTTGAcatagtagttcccacgagtaggcgggaaggggatggtcacccgaggcatagcccgcttgccccgggaagcctgttttaaactggaggtcggcaggtatccagagtccgcatattagcgaccgggcacccccccggccatgcatccctcggcatataacagtgtcaccttggattggggtaatttcactgagagttttcttctctccacccgactaccattcgccagcatcctagcagagacatgaccgtgtatagtcgcacttccaccggtgtgcacagttacggcgggtgacggttcgctcgcaaccctctgtgtcctaggggggggtgtgagacgcagaccgcaccgggtattactaaccggagcggctgcgcctcagttccgagttcacagttgtgcgagccgacccgtcatccgtttgtccccctgtagcacccgattgCTGACGGCTCAAAGCTAAGTGGGCATCTATATAGCTTGAAATATAGGCAACACCCgattcgccgcagtttcgctTTTGCAATaatgagtctcattccatacacaaacatgttgctaattccatgcacacataacCTGGGGGAAATTGGATGTTATAGATTTGTGAATATGTCTTCCAAGGctcagtaggtatcaggatcgagataaatatatacaagatactaataatacACATGAATAAGTCaaaaacatatcaatttgagaaaaggtcttaataAATTGCGGTTGATctacatataaaattaacgaaatagggtgcacaaaggcctatacacgtatcatgtcttcaaatactagcaacattgcgactgttttttttgttgaactattttgcttaaaccttgttttagtcaaaatttaataaaagcaaggactaaaaactaaccaattgtgtagaaaatgtattcatcaatgagctaaaattatgtgggcacggctaaatgttctatatagctggtaatattcgacggaatatcgaaaacgaggaatatataaaatagaacttgaattcgtcagtatatttacggtatttttttaaaatgagacggtgtattttggtatatttctaagAGTCCGACCGTATATTTGATCGATAAATATTtcgtaaataaataaattaatagatCCGATTTATGTAAATCTGGAGAGATTCAAGTCCCTGCTACTGCTGAAGTGAACGCCGGATTGTCCTCTCCCCGTGCGCTGCAGGCTGTGCTGCTTGGCGTGGTGGAGATAGTGGGCGTAAAAGTGGGTCCAACTCCTGCTAATAGATACAAAAACACAGATTTGTGACAACGAATCCAAAGGCCAAACTGACCAAtcagtcaaacaaaaaaccacgGAACATGTAAATAATGTTGAAAATGTTCGTAAAAATTTATACTTACCACCTCATTGTATACAGGGGCAAACACAGAACTGCGCAGCAAGATGCCATATTCATCGCATTTATGGAGAGACACCCAATGATAGCCAATAACTACCTCAAGGGTGATAAGCTGGCAGCTGAAGCCGCCTGGAAGCGGCTTTCAAAGGAGTTAAATAGCGTGGGTCCGCCTGTCAAAGAAGTTTGTGAGTGGAAAAGAGTAAGTGCCGAGCAATTGCGCTATGTTCCGTCATCTCACTTGTCTCTTGATAGGTATGGAAAGACTGGAAAAGCTGCATTCGTAAAAAGATTAGCAATAACAGGCTGGAAGATTCAAATCCCTGCGGCAAAGGCTCGCTGTATCAGGATACACTCCCTGCTCTAGAGGATGCAGTGGCCGTGATCTGTGACTTGTATGATAAGCCCGACAGAGTAGTCGAATCTCGTCCAAAGGCACGTCCTGAAATTTCCAACCGTTTGCAACTGCAGGACATCAAGACCGACCACGACGAGGTCACAGCCACAGATGACGGTAAAACAAAAATATCAAGCCGCAAAAAATGTATGTtctgtaagatatgaatattagtttataagatttgaatattagtttaagatttactcatcgataatattataagaaataccaatgtactcgatatgtcgatacttgtcctcgacaagtatcgatatgcgaacacacattcattcgaatacgacgatcaagaaagaagaacatataataaaaccgtgctattaaaagtttacatatcAGGTGTGGGGTTTGCACCAAAAAAAACTCTGTGATGAACTATGCAGACATAAGagcgaaaaccaaaagtgAACTTAGCGACATATTGCGTAGGCAAAACGTATATATTGATCAAGATGCCAACAAACACCAATTACGTACAGCAGTAAAAAAAATCATGGAAGACACGCATGAGCTAGGAAATACGGCGCCAAGCGCAGACGAGACTATGCAggcagacatttttgcagtcccggttgagcgcgagatagatagagacaaccgtagtgcacaacacgcagtaaaagcggcgccagaagaatatggtgaaaatgtgcagaaggctcgagaagcattcatgccgcgacaagacaacgcttgttcgaaattgaccatgcgatcagatgaatacgaagaagaatcgcgccgtttgcagcagttggaacaattgtacgtttctcgcaagcgcttagctgatctcaaattaagcatattgaaaacggagaaagaggctatggagttggaaacgccgagagattgcatcgacttgacacacattgaggcgttgatgcgtccattttctggagatgacgaccaggctgtaaccagttggataagtaactttgaggacattatgaatttccatggtgtATCCGAGTACAAATGCTGGATATTACCGAAGCGGCTGCTATGCGGATCGGCGAAGGCGTACATCGACCATGTGgcgcctttgacttggcaattgatgcgagcagaattgctcaacgtctttgagcagaaagtgacagcgtgggacattggaaagcgactggaggcacggaaaattgcaaataatgaaagcgcattgcaatatttcgtcgcaatgtgcagcatagcgtcgcaagcagacatggccacgagcgatgtggtcaaattcatcgtagagggactgcaggacaagacgggcatggcagcatccatgctatattgcagcacactcaacgagttgcgtgacaagatggtcacctatgataaggtcagaagagctcctggtgtcgtagcaattcgtagcgaaggtatgacaaagggaaaactaaatgtgagtatggcagttgggcagcagcgaggtggtggcgcaatgcgttgctacaactgtcggcaatttgggcacgttatgaaggaatgcagtcagccaaagagaccggatggggcatgttttaactgttggagtaccagccacctatattcgcagtgcccgaaacgaaagatggccactagggtagctgcagttcaagatgaggagcgaccaggagaaaaaaacaacgacgatttagcggctgtcagtatttttagtctatttgatacaggaagccctgtaagttttattcaaaagtctttgataccgaagtcggctatagttgaagcctataatgaagttaggaaatactatggactaggaggacaaccaattcccatatggggaaaatttaagtgccatattgaattttgcacaaagaaatatatcgtttaattaaacatcgtagatgataacatgctgcctatgccggtattgttgggacgcaatgcccttaaagttattgaagtaaaattagttcataagaaaaatatcaaGCAACACACACCATTAAGCTCGTTAAAGCAAAAAGCTATTAGTTTAACCTGCGCGTCTTTATTCACCGaacgtaaaaataatattaacataagactatatgataagttagatggtaatcaatcagaaagaagcgagctaatcaaacgttctaatccatttaaaaatcagacacaagaaaactcaaggaatgacaaaatggccatcgagaatatgaatcaaggcgacgaattcagtaacttttgtgcgtcggtagagattgatgaagaggaacatattaacgtaggtttcgaatttggcctcactcttgcagaaaagtgtagggaagttattaagacatactatttacacaaagaatttgactttaaagcaccaccaaagtatcagatgcagattcgtgtaacagaaacaacaccatttcatTGTACTCCGCATCGTTTATCctaccatgagagagagaaagtagctgaaatagtagatgatctgttagaaaagaaagtaatccgtcatagtgagtctccttatgcttccccgttggtcctagtaaaaaaaaaatcaggagaacttcgaatgtgtgtcgattaccgtggtctgaacaaacgaattgttaaagataatttcccattgccccttattgaggactgtcttgagtttttagaaaacaagtgctgtttttccattatagatttgaaaagtgggtatcatcaaataggcgtagaagaaaaatcagttccgtatacatcgtttgtgacaccgcaaggacagtatgagtacttgagaatgccctttgggttaaaaaatggatccgctatttttcagagatttatttcggagctcttgagagactttattaggaacaaaagcattgtagtgtacatggatgatatattagtagcgactaaaacagttgaagaacacatggatatattaaaaagactatgcattcggtttagcgagcaaaatttagagataaatctaaaaaagtgtaggtttgtcaatcgaaacatcgatttcctggggtataaagttaatcaaaacggaatagttcctagtgattcccatattgaggccttgaaaaaatacccagtccctcaaaatgtaaaagcactgcactcatgcttgggattcttttcgtattttcgacgtttcatgttgtcatttgcgacgacagctaagcccttggtgcagttgttaaaagaaggtggt harbors:
- the LOC117194066 gene encoding uncharacterized protein LOC117194066 — protein: MGKHRTAQQDAIFIAFMERHPMIANNYLKGDKLAAEAAWKRLSKELNSVGPPVKEVCEWKRVWKDWKSCIRKKISNNRLEDSNPCGKGSLYQDTLPALEDAVAVICDLYDKPDRVVESRPKARPEISNRLQLQDIKTDHDEVTATDDDDEEEDDCSSRINDRHMGVKLERTSTSQSPSAKKRKLVQNDVNELEIEHESTVPMLMDIAKEMRDMNRQTRLNAQRTEANTDALLALGTQISDLMQQQLKERKRLNAIMEKFVLKIETTD